The genomic stretch TGTacacactgatgatggttgaatacaGAAACTCGTGTAcggcaataaaatattttttaaaggattttagtTGACTGTTCATTATACTAATGTGTTACTataataaattcttaattataGAACAAGATTGTTATTATTAGAAGAACATAAATTTATTGATTCAGTTTACCTTTACCGACTTCAAGAAAAGTATGTCTTGCTAAATTCAGGctatatataaactatttgtgGTATTTGCCCAATTCCTTCTCAGAAGCATATACTGATCAATACAAGATTATTATCAGAAACCAAAAGACAGGTCTGAAATTCAATTCCTAATAGTTGAATAAAAACGGCTAAAGAAGTGATTACTCTTCAAAGAACTTTAAGACgttgttaattatgttaattaatgttataaaattattaattattgttattattaatgttataagttgttattattattagttattgttataaattgtgAATTATGTTGTTAACTAACGTAAAACTaaacattacttaaatattaaaagatatttacgtttattatttttccaatgtTACGGctaaaaatgttgtatgaaacATATAATTAGAGCAGTGtgagtaaatatgtttacaaatatatatcccatcttattgaaaataaacctagcattgttgtattaataatatgACGGAACTTATTCTACTAAATTGTAAGTTTTAGTGTAGTCTcagtatatattaatttgttaaacatttttgttggttatttcacaatataaaattattagaaatgtCATAATGGCGAAATATTACTTTCAAaccataaaaatgtacattatgaCTCAATacagagaaaattaaatttgtttaaaattttatatttgtagaaaCAACTTTTGTGCTCATTACTATTTGTgtgcttttaaaattaagaacCTTCTAGTGGTTTGACAGTGTATTCTTAACAGACTAACCATTACAATGAACATTGCACACACCATTCctctaaattaaatattcatcttCACTTAAATATTATTCCAACGGATTCGAATTTCGCTTCGTCCTCTTTTCCAAAACTAAGGGCTGACCACATTCCAACTGCTCAGTTGTTCACTTGGCACCTCATGGGTTATTTAGTTTTTGGCCATTGGCGAATTTTAATGATTGCAACAATTATGTGTGCACATGTTTCTTAACTCATAACTCTTCTCATAAGGGCTTATGGAATATAATGCGGGCTTATGAACACATAACTGCCGTATGTTTTATTCATTCGAACTGATCTTGTTACAGAGACAGTACTATGCATATCTTGAACAAATGGCCAATCTCTACCAATCAAACTTTGCAAGACGGCGACCATTCACATTATgcaaaaatttaacacaattattttccAATACAGAATCAAAGCCACtccttttttgttataaatgttcattgaatataaataactgttattttggttttttttctacATCTTTTAAAGTTGGTGGTCGTTTAAAGAAATGGTTATGATATTTCAGTATAATGCATtgtagatcaaaataaaaaagatatttataactCTTAGGTCACTTAAGAACGTTTCTACCCACGTGTTATTTGCTACATCATAAGGTTTTTCACGCAGTGGCTGTATAATGATTTGAAAATGGAGTATAACAGTCCGCAGTAACATTGTGGAAATCTTTGTGAACTCTTAATTATTACCTTAATTTCCAGACGATCCAAACTAAACTTGATACAAATATTACGTTCATTCGTATAAGATTCTTAACTTAGCACTAGCAAGTATATcgtaactaaatatttattttgcttagcctctaaaatactaataaatactgCAATACACGTTTctgacatttatataaaaaaattttattaaatctaaatagTTAACTGCGGCAAAAGTACGATCTAAATCATGGCTAAACTGATacgtttaatttaattccaaatttttaaatgatctgTAAGATCATTGCTGGATAAGGAAATTATGCAGTTGACAAAGGTATTAAGTTAGaactcttttttattttggtttcttttctttaaactcttaaaaaaattgataactggttaaagatttgttatatattttgttaagttttgttattgttatttggatttgttgatatttctatatgtgttgttaactatattcaattaatatatttgtttattatacaacatttatttacattatttattatagaacatttatttacattgtttgtcaTAGAGAGTTAcagtttacatgttttaatataaatacattgttaactggttaaagttttgttgtataatttgttaagttttgttattgttatttagatttgttgattttatatatgtgttgttaactatatttaattaattaatttattcattatacaacatttatttacattatttattatagaacatttatttacattatttattatagagcatttatttacattatttattatacaacagttatttacattatttattatatttatctatgtgcATCAAGCCCGAAGATATTATGTGTCAACTTGAGGTAgactgaataattagtttttaatttttgttgcctaACCATCGATACTGGATAATGATGGTTAGTGGAATTCCGAGacgaaaatgtatttctaatttgtatgtacttacggaataaatatcattattcatCAGATATACTTTATAATCAGTTTATTAGGCTACcattttgtttattcaaaataaattataaaatggtttaaatttaaatatgtaatcgtAATAATACGGCTGGAGAATACATGAATTCAGCTATATTACAAAGCTGTACAGCTCAATATGCAGGAAACCACCGACTGATATGTGGTTAACGGATCAGCGACGTTGGAAGGATATTTAACCACAAGTTATTGAATTGAAGAATGTCTTGGAACTTCTGATACTAGTTTCATTTACATTGTGTGAAATGTGGgagatcatattatttttaggaTTGGTTGTTCATCAAGGTAAGTCTTTATAAGTTAAGAATGTTTTGAAACTTATGATACTAGTCTGATCTGCAGTGTATGAAATGTGGTTGATTATATTGTGTTTAGGGTTAGTTGTTCACTAAGGTTTAGAATGAGTTTAAAACGTTTTGACCGCGTGAAACttactaaaaaaagtattacaaaaatgtagttcatttgaataaaataatattttacaaggtGTATAATACTGTAAACTTTCAAATACGAtcaaaactttcaaattaatGGCGAGAAACTTCAGAGCATTACAATTTTGATTAATAGTCTCAATCTATAGTCTCAATCACTCTGATATATCAGTTTATATAACTAAGTAGCTTCAAATTTTGTACAGGTTTCCAGGTGTAATAATTACATCACAAAAAGTGAGTTTCTCAATTAAATAATCAAGTGTAATCTCAAATTTCAATCATTGGTTTCACAGTGACAAATCTTTAAAAGAATTGTACTTATAAATATTCTCATTTTTAAGGTTTTGTATCCtgaaaaaatgttgttatagCCCTTCGTAAATAAACAGATTTTGAAGTAACTTCGAAAACTTGCGTAATAGTGTCACAAAAATCcatgttcataaatatattaatcgaTTTGGGGGCTGCAAATAATCGCAAATTTGTTTGTCAGATACCGTTAAATTGACAATTTGGGTCAATAATAAGGTATTATTATTCACTGGTATAATTTATAGAGCTTTCTACTGAAACACATTCGGGAATATAACACAGATTTGCTACCTAAAACGTTAAAGATTTGCTACCTAAAACAAGCCAACACATGGTTTTCTGCTTCAACTTAATTATGTACTGCTGAAGATGTTATATGTTGTTTAgtgttgtatattttctttatttacttgttcttatcaatgtttcaaaaatataattagccTTTACAAGTACTTAAATCTTTTCTCTTGCTTCATtctaagttttgttttgaggCTTTGACTTTGATTTTGAGGCTTTGATTTtacatactattttttattaataatattaaatgatttttccTTAATACCTTCGAAGAAAATTATCATGTGTAGGTTATTTTATATCGACCACCATAatgtcaaattttataattttcaggtCACTAACAACTTTTGTTCTTGTCTGCGTTTAAATACCTTGTAAGGTTTCTAGTTTAGGGGTGTGGAAAAGTTTGAGATTGAtggtagaaatatattttaatgttataaaatgaatcactactatttttttaactgaaaataaaccTAGTACGTTTATTACGGGTAAGTACGTTTTGAAGTTGGACTTTTTTAGTAAAGTCGCTTAATAGTTTCAGAACAGCCGCAGTACAATCATTTGAGTGAAATTTATCCTCGACTATTGCGATTATTTACTGATCGTTATAGAATCCCACCACTTGAGGGGTAGAAAACACTTATGTTCTCTCTGTATGTCCATACGATAACTCGAGAACGAACTGAAACTGTATCACTCGAAACTTTACATAATTCTTCATTTCTACACCACCAtaattatggtgcatgtcactcaataaGATTTAGTTCACAAACATGGTGGCAACGAGAACCTTTCAGAAcacatacatttgtaaacagactaaGTAGAAACATATGACATACTACCATGGAATATATTAACACACAGACTTGATTTTTCTACCTTGTCATTTAATTTTTGCTAACGCTGAGTCAATAATGACATTGGTAGAACATGATTTACGACGCACAGTTTCgtttatttcaaaagaaattgGAACACCTTTACCAAAATCTATGGTAAAGCTATCGTATGGACTATTTGTTTTAATAGTCATTCACGAAAATCTGGTGATCTCGTATGACACAAATGATCATGAAAGTCTGCATGCCGACATTGAGCTTAGTTATTTGCGTAAAGAAGAAGGACTTGGTTTGTTGGGAGAAATTATATCGATTTGATTGTACTTTTAGGAAGTGTAGCGGTGAAAGTGCTGATATCGGCTGACAGATCTATAATAGTTGTCGATACGAAGACTGAGAAAGTATGTGTGCTGATAAATACCACCAGCCCCGTGTACAGCCTGGACCTGCATTACGCCAAAGGCCTCCTGTACTACGTAGAAGACGGATCAATCCGGTTAGTATATGTATAACGTAGTTACTCTTGTTGATAGTCTTTGTGTGTAAAGTATCAAGTTGAAATAATGTCTTTGATATACAAATCTAAGCTTTTAGAAAAGGACTAAAAGCCGATggatgggagtgccgatggccgagtggtctaagacgctggactttgagactgagttagagatagcgcaggttcgaatcctgtctgtgaccgttgcactttttatcagtaccatcgatcttgtactgtatcgactctcccccttattctgtttgataagatcctcacacaggccagtggcccatgaggacgggcagaataagacaaaaaggagatcggcttctccttaaaaaaaaaataataaaaaaagaaagaagaaagaaaagacTAGGGTACACGTCTGCCCGCTTCGGGTGCCAGCCATCCCCCAGTTTGCTAATATGCTTTTCAGTCGAAGTGCGGTTGCAAGGTTTTTTAACTTGGCTTTTTAAGGGAGTTCTTACTACTGCACTGGCagcattgttattttatttatttatttattagacgTTTCTAACTCATTTGAAAATCTTGTATTGACCGCTCCAGGAACCGACCCCATGACGTCACAGTTTCAAATGATTCTCAACTTAAACTTGTTATAGATTTTAAGGCCCAGCGCACACGAAGCGACTGTTCTGCAACTACAGTTGCAAACCAGTATAGTCAAAACGATTTTTGACGATCTAAAACCAGTCTCAAACCAGTCATATGCAACCGTGGGCTCGCGGTTTCAGTTATGTTGCAGACTTCAGTTGCACGAGACCACGTTGTATTTTGTCGGTGTTTTGACGGCCGCAAAATGTCTATTTCATTAAGAGTGATCAAGAACTGAACACTAAGCTCGTTGGAGCAGTGTAGAAGTATGAAGTTCCGTACAACTACAAACAGTAGCTGAATACTTCAGAGCAAAAGAGACTAAATTACTTTCAAACGCCGAGGCAGATAACAGCAATCAGCAGATTGATAGACAGGAGATTAAGATGTTCCTGCCCAGCTTGATACCAGATTTGGAAGAACTGAGTGATTCCGAAATCAAACTTTTCAAACGACACGTGTTAAGGGTGATTGATGACATTTAACTCTCGGAACACCATCAAAAGCCTCGGCCATCAGGACCAACACGGTCAATACTCACCTCTCCAACGATGTCCGACTCAAGAGAGTCACACATGAACATCACTCACATGTCCGATGTAGTTTATCAAATGCAAACTGCtgatttttataacacattttctgATAGCCTTCACAACACTAATatgtaaacactttttttaataatttaaatatatgattgtaccgccataaaacagtgtttatacagaacagttgattaaattcaACAGGCCCcttcaataattaataacatgtatttgCTGTAGTCCTACTTTATAcatcaagatgggatttttcgtaACTTTAGAAACCAGTAGTGCGTATCCTGGAAgaattttcgaaataggaatacgGCTATATATAGTGGCCAGggatcctaagaatgtccatgtacaatttcagtacagtcggtccagtagtttttacgtgatacCCAATAGTTACACATACAATCAGAGAAACCAGTAGATTTTTATATACTAGTAGAGATACAtgtcaaaatacaattttaatggttGTTAAGCTGTCTGCGTTGCAATATTCTGATCGTCAATCACACAAACACATGCCTATCCctgtaatttcattaaatactgtattgtttacaactttatatCAACTACTAAATTTAAGCTCTTAAAAATATGACGTAGGCTTCCATTGTTTGTGATTATAAATGGAACTAACGTCAAGTTTATGAACTTGTTTTCAGACGAAGCCTCATACCTTCTGCGAAAGAGGGGGTCAAAACATTAATAACAGGTTCACCTGGACATTTGGTAAATAGCGTCGCAGTGGACGGGCTACACGATTCTATTTACTGGATTATGGGGCTAAAAGTTTTCGTGGCTAGTCTGGAAGGGCAAAATGCTAAACCTATCATCAATGcagaaaacttgttttttatatagaaatgtaaCTTATCTGCACAAAATTCTAGTGGATCCACTCAACAAGTAAGTGAAATAGACCTAAGACTGTAGACGAGTTTAAGTATAATCATAGACCacagtttaagtttaatttatgtaactgtggtttatatattaaaccattaaacCATATTTCTTAATAGTCATTTGTCCTATTAAGACTATCCTATTGTCTccttttcattaatttcattaattaaaacatacatttgtaaaatatacataaagaataataataataatttatagatatttgtgTAGGCTATATTACATAGAATTAATCTGCCTAAAAATCACCCTCATAATAGTTTGAAggaaattttaatgcattttcttCTTTCATAGCCTTAGTAACATATTTcgtgaattatttttatttataagattacacTGTAAATACAGTGTTTGatcagtattataatttaaatttcaaagacgAAGTAACAATATAATTGCACCAAACAATATTGCACCAGTGGTGAATTTGAACTATCTAATGTGtatgtataacgacttggattgtagattattaatattccagaatattaatattagaataatcaatgagacatccaagacgatataaaaaatttttttattggtaatacAATATGATATACTATTTAAAGACTGTAATGAAACGCACATTATTGAACAAATCTGTGAATGTTCCCCTGGTTGCTTCCCTTGAAATCTTTACTGAGGTTAAGAAACAAGTGGAAtcgaaacacacacacacactctctctctctctctctctccctctccctctcccccctctctctccctctctcaccCCTCTCTCTCCCTATCCCccctctctctcccctctctccccccctcactctctctctccctctctctcctctctctccctctctctctggCTGGAATCTGGCCGGAATAGACACTATTTATTCACGGGAACTTTCCAGCcgtcttaaaatttttttcataataattacaaaaagcaAAAACCTAATATGTCACTTAAAATAAGAGTATCTTAAATTAGAGCTAGATTACAAGGGCTGGTAGAAGACGAATGGTGACCGTCGTAGAAAGGTAAATTCAACTTTTAACCATCAATGAATTCGTTTCTTTGTTCAAAAGGCTGTAGGCATAGGCCTTCTTAGTCTGGAAATACCCTTAGACTCGAAGTCAATTTAAACTGCAGGAAACTGactgatatttataaattgtaatgatTAGAGTACGAAAACTCAACTGTGGTCAAAAATGTAACTTGATTCTAACCAGATATGCATGCCCAACCAAACACGCTCAAAAATCCGAAATAAGAATCAGTAAAAACGTTATTCAACCTTTTAAACCTCTTTTAACCATGGACTAAGAGGTTATTTGTGGAAATAATAAGCAACAGATTATTGCCGTGCTATATTTATTGTAAGCCAAGTACCATATTACCACATGAAAAGTAAAGGTGCACCTAATTGTTGTAAGTCTTCATTACCACTGATAGTCTATGAGCCAAGGCCCAATTTGCACTGTACTCGTTTAAGTAAACAACCTGGATTTCCCTTAAATCGATAAGAAATATTTCCCAAGAATTAAATCGAccgtcagccacgctagttttggtggaccTCGAAATGGAAATGAAGAGTACCGAAAGGGCTAAACCTTACGAGACGATCATTTTGTTCTcatataaaatttgtgttaaatgcGTCAAGCTAGGAGAAATAAGACCTGAGAACAATTTATTAAGTTAACTTTCTGATAACATATCACTTTGACTGCCAACAAAGTTTaggtagttattaataattatcgcGACCTACAATTAGTTTTTTCTTAGTTAAATAtctttatcgatttcaagaaacaCGGCTATGTTCTTATACAATGGAAATTGGCTCTCGGTTCGTGGACTTTGATTTGATATATACTGTTGATTATACATTACACTGTTTTTTTCAGGACCATAGTCATGCAGATAGAACtgacaaaaaaattaactaaaggtCAAATCATTACAAGCCCATCCCAAGTTAAAGGCCTCCTGTGTACTAATCTCGACGGTACAATTACGTTGGTAAGAATAAATTTGAAGTTCACATTGTCTTCTACAATGGCAATGGATATTAATGCTAAGCGACTCTACTTTGCTGAAATAAAGAACGATATTGCCTATCTTCACTCCACTGACTACTGGGGAAACAACCAACGAACCGCCGCCATGGAAGATATGAAACTGATGCACCCAATTCAAGTGTTCGGGAGACAGGTTTTCGCCATTTTCCACAACACGGGAAATAACAGCGGCACTCCTACTCTAGGCATGATGGACGTGGTAGCTCCAACTCACACAATTTTGAATTCAAGTTATATTTACCATTTCCCGATCTTGTTAAACTTTAAGCAcgtaagtatacatttttaaactaaattttcaattggtataattttaacatatacaagacaattgtattattattttaggatataaatttttaaatgccatttaaaggtttttaaagaaGTTTGGATAGTTATCATCCTTGAAGTATCCACCACAGAGCCAATTCGCAATACCCTTTACACAACctggttttcttgaaattgaaagAGAACAACGTCCCTAAAACCATAGATAGCAAGCCGCGCTAGTTTTGCTACAGATAAAAATAGGGTGGTATCAAagaggttaaaaatatgaaactgtagtttttttgtcacatattacatttttctagTTTGACACACTTAAAAAGCAATTGTCAGAcggtttataaatgttaaatcccTATCTATGTACTGATCTATTATGTGACGTATTTAAAATCCTTTACATAGTTA from Homalodisca vitripennis isolate AUS2020 chromosome 2, UT_GWSS_2.1, whole genome shotgun sequence encodes the following:
- the LOC124353373 gene encoding uncharacterized protein LOC124353373, translating into MLNLSSMQKTCFLYRNVTYLHKILVDPLNKTIVMQIELTKKLTKGQIITSPSQVKGLLCTNLDGTITLVRINLKFTLSSTMAMDINAKRLYFAEIKNDIAYLHSTDYWGNNQRTAAMEDMKLMHPIQVFGRQVFAIFHNTGNNSGTPTLGMMDVVAPTHTILNSSYIYHFPILLNFKHSFDMRMYNAETQVTSCERMGCLYKCVVLPTSGATCVCPPGHQHTNDCKFCLSKYFMPITIDNRDRYYVREDGLLVQVRGSAYLWSHVRLSSRTSAH